agggaggagactGGTGGTGGGGTTGAGGAAGACACACTGACTGGGAAAATAGAGGCAGGACACCTCACGGGGTGGGGGCCTAAGGACTGTCACGTGGAGACGGCCCACAGGCAGCTGGGTCCACAATCTGGATCTCAGGGCAGAATCTGGGACTGAAGATACCAGATTTGATGGTCTTCATGCAGATGGCCAGTGGGTCTTCACGCTGTGGGTGATGAAGTGACAAGAGGAAAAGGGCATGGATAGATTTTTCAAGGACAGTGACTTTAATGGGTGGGTCAAGGGGGAAAAGTCCCATGGTGGATGTTGAGAAGTCATCAGAGAGGCTGAAGGAAGTCAGGAGAAACATGTGCCACAGGGGTGTAGGAAGGAGGGAATTTCATGATGGAGTCTGCACATACTCTGAACCtcacaagtgttgatgaggagaGAACAAAAGAGGGACCTTCTGATTTGTTCACTGAGGGAGGGGCACTCAGGAGTCTGGCTGCACAGGtaacagggagagagaaaggaggcaggGGGCTACTAGCTAGATTCTAGGACCCTCGGTGAAAAGGGAGGCGAGCAGCCCAAGGTGGAGAGAGGGTGCAGGGTGGGGGAAGTTGGCTCTGAAAGAtggtagaaaaataaatgtatttatatacagcAGGGAAAAGTAAAAATGAGGTTGAAAATTTAGGAATAAGAGCTGATGTTCTGTGGACCACCTCCCTGGTGAAGTGGAAAAGGATCCACAGTCCCTGTGAAAGAAGGGAAGGATGGAGCCAAGTGAAGGTAAGCCTAAGGGGAGAAGGCAGGACCTGCCAGAAGGAGAGCCATCAGGACCAGAGGACTAAAGAGTGGGAGAGCCTATGGCACCTGAGGAAGGAAGAGCCAAGGGTGGGCAAGGTATGGGGGCAGAGCATAGGTCCTcactttccagcccagggacccATCCACATCCGTCATTCCCATACTGCTTCTCATTCTACTCACACCTGGAGTGGGCAAAGTGATGAGTCATCCATCCATTAGGCTcaaaagaaaagcagaaccaGGCAATGGTGGCAGCAGGGGGTTCATTCAGACACTGCAGGTAGAggggcatttattttaaaaagaacaagttTCCAGAGAGAACAGTGGGAAGGCTGAGGAGGGACTTACTCAGAGGAGGGAAGCACAGAGCCAAGATCTGGACTCCCAGCTGGAGGCTTTACACTAAACATGCAAACTTGatgtattaaaaatgttttccaattttcCGTCTCTTTTACCTGATGTTCTTTCTCAGGCCTTTATCAAGTGTactagaaaagcttttgtatacacatatataaatgtatgtaaaacatacatattttagaaaacttgagAATTTTGGCCTAGTTGAAAAATTTATGTCATTTTGATTTCAcatgtttgacttagtatgaatagaatgctagatttctaatttaaaaaaatagatacacaacaATTAACAGagttttactgtatagcacagggaactatagtcaatatcttataataacctataatggaaaataatattaaaaataatatatatgtataactgaatcacctagCTGTGCACCtcaaacattgtaagtcaactttcttcaataaaatatagtatgctaataaaaaattaagttgaaTTCAACCCCATATCACGTTAGAGACTAGTTGCCATATCCCCAAATGATCAATTGCTCAAAATCCAGCTTCTATTTTTAAACTAGTGTATGCATGTAAATATGACTACAGCCTCAGATTTTTGATATAGAAGCTGTGTGAATATTTGAGGCAAGAATGACATTTCAAGTTATCCTTTATGAACTTCTCCCAGCATTAAAATGTCTCTTCTTTGGATGGATACTCcctattttaaacttaaaatgcaGTCTCAACGAGATCACAGTAAAGTAGGTTCTGAGTTCTCTAGATGATCATAGTTTATGCTCCTTTCCCATCGGCCCTTCCCCCCAACtccaaaacaggaaaacaaaagtaaaccaaATGAGCCTGCAGTTTCAGAGCTTTTTAGAGGCTTGTTCACCTCTATAAGGTAATAATGGCCAATTCCACAGTTACTTTGCTACATAGAGTTTCAAGGGAAATATCTATTTGATTCTGCAAGATTCTACAATATTTGTACGAAAATAATCATATGGGCCCTAATTATGGAAGAGACACAGGGAAGAATAACTCTGTGTTCGAGACTATTTGTTCTTCACAAATGTGGTGTATGGGAAGCCTTCCTTTAGGGTTTGTATCTCATCCCTGACCCTGAGTATCTGTTAGGTATttgctaaaatgaaaaaattttatttcattttaaataaaatttaaaatttttgtcacaCAGGATTCTGCTTCTGAAACCAATTTGATATGGCTTTtaccctctcctgcccccttaAGGAATAATATTCCTGTTCTACATTTTGATGCCTTATCGACACATTTTTATGGGAAAagctaatagaaaaaaaaacttccctggtggttcagatggtaaagaatctgcctgcaatgtagaagaccagggttcaatccctgggtcaggaagatcccctggagaaggaaatggcaacccactgcagtattcttgcctcaagaattccatagacagaggagcctggtgggctacagtccatggggtcacaaagagttggacaccgatgagcaactaacacacattggGGGCTTATGTGCCAAGCACCACTCCAAATGTTTTGCCTGCATttactcatttcatcctcacaatccTATGAGATATCACCTGGGGAGGTACAAATACCACCTTATGGTACAAAGAAGGTGCAGAGAAGTAATTTGCCTGGACTTACAACCTCAGCAACCTGAAGCCAGATCATGTGCTTTGGCTCTAGTTTTTGGCCTCCAAGCCAATTCATATACCTGAAAATTTCAATACAACCATGGCAAACTTCCTGGAATTCCCCCAACTGGACTTACACATTTACCTCTGTCTGCGTTTCCCTTCCCATTcccatctcttctcttccttgACCGCATCTGTCAGGTCTCCGCTTCAGGTGCCAACGCTCTGAAGACCTTACCTGGCTTACTCTCCAATCAGAATCCATCTCTTTGTTCTTAGGTGCCCTTTGTTGAAACTTTGCTGGCATGTCCCACATCAGGCCTGGGATGAATTACTTGGGTGTTTGTCTATCTCCCCAGCTAAACTGAGAgctctgggagggcagggggtgAGTGAGTCTTAATGTTATCTTTTTAGCGCTTGCAGGGGGCTTGCTGGGCACTCAGTAGGTGCTAGGGTTTTCGGAGATTAGAATCATTTGTTTTAAGGAGTCGCGAGATGCCGTCGGGCGGCTGTATCTTGTCTGGGACGACGGTGTGGGCTGAGCCGCCCTGGCCCGGCCGCTCTCCACGCCGGCCCCCACCCGCCCTGGCCTGGCTTGCCGCTTGGCAGGGCTCCGGCGGCCGCGAGGGCCTCTGCTGCCCCGACACTGGCCTCGGCCCAGTTTCCCGGCTTCTAAATGCGGCCCGGAGCTACCGGGGAAACTGGAAAAACACTGGCAGGCGGCCCCACCCCCGGGCCCGGCGGGTCGGGCGGCCGCGTTTCTGCGGCTAAGGGCCTGCTGCTTGGGAGGCGCTGGGGCCCCGGGCGGGGAAGCGGGGGAGGCGGCCGGGCGCGGGCGGCTGCCTGCCTGTCAGCGGGAGCGGGCGCGGGCTCGTGTGTCAgcggctccctcctccctctccccccgcCACCGCCCGCCGGGCCTCCCggcctcccgccgccgccgccgccgcccgctccCCCCgcggcctggcaggctgccggcTGCACAGGCGGGGGTTCGCGCCGTTCTCACGACCTCTCAGGTTGCCTGAGCTCATCTGGGAGCTATTCATTTCCTGCCAGAAAGCAGCCGGGCCTGCTAAGCAAACCACCTTGGCCGCAGGGCCGCCGGGGCTGGCCCGGCGTGGCCGCCCCGGCCTGCTCCCCGCCCGGGCCGCGAGCCGCGGCGGCCTCCCTGGAACCCCCGGCGGCCCCGGCGGCCGCGCGGCGGGGGCAGCTTGGCCGCCCATCTGGTTGCACTTAGGAGCCGGGGAGGAAGCTAGCAGCGGGTTGTTACCGGCCAAGGGGTGTGGGAAAAGTTAATTGACTTTAATGACAGGTTTCCCGGGACGGCGGTGACGATGAGGGGGTCCAGCTTAACCCCTAGGTCCCCACTCCAGCAACACGTGGGATGGAATGGGGCGCGCGGAGGGGGCACTCCTCCCAGTCGCGGCAACTCGCTACTTAGAGAAGGATCCCGACTCTAGACCTAGGAGAGCcaaccaccccccgccccgcttCCAGTTCAGCGCCTTTCCAGCTCCGGATGCTGCCGGGCACGGCGGGGGGCCCGAGCCCGGGAGGGTCTCCATTGAGAGGCTAATGCAAGCGGCGGCAAGGCCGGCAGCCCGCATCCGGACACGGAGATTGGAGCCGCGCCTTATCGGGAGCCACCGGCACCGCCCCGGGGCGGAGGAGAGGGGCTGCTGGGTGCGACTCAAGATTGTGTAATTAGTTCTGGCCCGAAGGATCCTGATGTGGGCTAAACTCAAGCTTCTCCTCTCCCCCAGCTAATTAATGCAGAAAGAGCCTGGGTGCAGGAGAGTACAGGGTCTTGGAAGTAAATAGACTCTTTTCACGGACTTGGAAATGTCCCGGAGAAGGGAAATGACTCACCCAAAGAGATACAGTGAGGTTGACGGCAGAACCGGCATAAGAGCCTGAAAATCCCCACTGGGGCCAGGGTCCCCCTTTTCTTTTCGTTTTGTACGGAAATGCCTCATCTATTAGTTTAAACCCAAATTTCGGGGGGAAAAAAGACCACTTTCAAACTACAATTTTCAAACGAACAAATGTTTACGTCTTTTAACATTATCACTCCCCTCAATATCTGTgtacttttaatattaataaaaatcccCTTTTTTCAGTTGTTCCCCTTCAGCACAGGGAAGATGAAGAGATTGAGTTTTGAGTTGATTTAATGattgcactgtgtgtgtgtgtcaatttttaagaatataaatgtatttttataaaaatgagatcCTGTTGTCTCTCTTATTTCTACCAGGACACTTCCGGTGGAGCCAGAGGACAGATTTACCAAGTGAAGCATTTGAGCTTCACTTGTGTCTTAAAAGAACAATTGTTATTATGTCTGTGTTTAAACAGGAGAGAAATGGCAGAAAAATGATATGATAaagaagggtgtgtgtgtatgtctatttCTTTGGTGGGAAGGTATGTTGAGCACCTTTCACAGAGGCAAAATGAGGCAAGTAGGAgccaaaatctttaaaatattttttaaacctttcaCTCTAGATCTGAAGCTGGATGGAAGGTATTTGAGTAGAAAACTGACTGCTGTCTGCTAGATCATTCCAGTGATAGAGCCGCTCTCCACACTGGCCTGTGGGAAAGGCCAGCCAGGCAGGGGAGAGGTAAAGCTtttgaaataagacagaaaatcgTTGGCTTTATCTTTGTTAGGAAAGCTTCAAAGATTGATCTCTCCCGCCTCATCCTTCTCCTCCCAGAAGCCCTTCTAAGAGAAAGGCGGGTGGGGGCTGTGAGAGCAGGCTAGCGGGAGGGGCCGGGCCGGGAGGAGGACTGGCCGGCGGTGCGGGAGGAGGGCGCGCCCGCCAGACCCACAGCGCGGCTGATGTGTCTGGTCTCGCAGGGCTCGTGGTTTTCATTTCCCCAACACCTGGATGCAGTCAAACACCTGGCCAAATCTGACAAAATCTGACAAGCCTTTGTGATGGGATTTGGAAGAAATTCCCTGCAGATCCTGGCACAGTTTAAAGCTGTCCGCTTTGAGTTAGGACTTGTTAAGGAGGGTTATGTGAGCTGAAACCCGAGACAACCCTTTTGCTTCTATCTGGAGCCCACATCTTGCCTGGAAATGGGGCATGACCAAGCAAAGGGGTCGCTTGCTGTTTGTATTAAAAGGGGAAGATGGCCTGTGTGCTTGCCAGGACGGCCTCCACATGCTTTCTCTATTAGAGCCAAGCACAGAAACTTATCAAAAACATATGTCCGGTGTTAATCATCTGGACTGGGGCTCCACTTGGGAGTCTAACTAGCTGTTCCTTGGCAGAAGGAATCTGTTGACCTTCTCAGCTTGCTTGAAGAGGGTGCAGAGAGGCATTTCAAACTTTTAGGTGCTGGTACAGAAAATGTCTAGCTGCAAGGATTGACTAATTAGAGAAAGACTCCAACACTTGAAGGCTGGAGCTGCAGCTATGAAGACTGTTTTTACTTGGATGCTGGTGAGATACCCTAGGGCACTAGTGCTGCAGGAGCCACCCTTAAATGTGCAGTGGGGACCTAGTACTGGGTTGATTAACTTCATGAATTCAGCCCCCTTCCATCTTCCTCAGGAGCCAGTATGAGAAccaggactgaatgactttaaCCCACCTGCAACTAAAAAGGTTTTTGAAATCTTTTAAGAGACTGACCACAAATTGGCCAAGGAAGCCATAACAGATGGGTTCTCACAAATTAAATGGAATTTAGCTCAAGGAGCCATGGTAAAACCCTTGATgggttttttaaatgttcttttaataaCAAAAGGAGCCAATTCCTGAATTCTCAGATTATGTGTAATTCAAATTCTGCCAAGACCTTCATTTTTACATATTCTGAAATAATCAATTCTAAGACATAAGAGCCTTcactctttttacttttattatattttctcaaataaacTTCCCAAAAGGAAGATATTTTAAGAGCATTTTCAAACATCTTTGGCatcacataaaaaagaaatctcgTGTAAAAAACGAAATGTCATCTGAACTTTTATCATACAAAGGCGCAATCCAATatgaacatataaaatatatacaaatatagtgcatggtcagtcacttaATACAGCTCTCTACAAAAAAGtaactttagaaattaaaaaaaaaaaaagtaaccactTAATCTCAAaagtcctcccttctctctcatgGTCCAAGTTCCTGTTTATCGTCGCGAGGGAAGAGAGATGGTTTGGGGAATTTAGGGAGAGCGGTGGCCTGAGCCCCTCAGTTCCGCCACGGTCTCCACATGGAGTCTGCCGTGAGAGAGGGGCCGCTGGAAGGTGACACTGCGTTGGGGCCCACCGAGGTCCCGCTGTTGCTGGTGTAGACTGGGATGACTGGGCCGCTGTGAGCGAAGGCCCCATTGGGGATGAGGAAGGCAAACTGGCCGTCCGGAGCCGGCACCACCTGGAAGCCGCCAAACACCTTAGCCGCCTCTCCAGCAGGGCTGCCCAGCTTGCAGGGCGCGCCGCCGGGAGGGGGCGCCGCACCCCCGGGGATCGGCacgagcggcggcggcggcgcgaaCGGCGCGTGCTGCGGGCCGCCAGGTCCTGGCGGGGGCGGCGGTGGCGCCTGCAAGGCGGGGTGCGGCTGCCCTGGATAGGTCATGGCGTTGATCTGGGTCATACAGTTGGCCAGGTGGCCGAGGAGTCGGGTGCGCACCTCGGTGTTAACGCCCTCACACGTGGACAGGAAGCGGGTCACCTCGTTCATGCACTCGCTGAAGCCGGCGCGGTACTTCCCCAGCACGCTCGGGTCTGTGCTTAGCGCGGCTGCGGGCCAGAAGGAGACGGATGGGTCACCGAACAGCCCTGGCCCCGAAGCCACCGCCTCCGCCCTGGGAGGTCCCCGCGGCGCGCCTCCCTGACCACCCGCCCGCGGAACTGCCTCTGGGTAGcaggctgggtttagaaaaaccATCCACCTCTCCACACTAGCTTGGCGACCGACCCCGAGACGCTCCCTCTTCATTCCCTGTCGCTTCATTTAACCCGATCTGCAGCCTAAAAtttgcctcctccccacccccgagCGATGTGACCTTGGATAGTGCCCCTTCCCCCTCTTCTGCACCATCCGAGCCTTATATCCCCTTATGTAGCGGGCGAGGAGGGCGTGCTAAACTACATGACCCCAGGCTCCACGCAGCTTAAAAACTACCACGGTTCTAAATCTTTTCACCTCCCATCTGCTTCCCCCACTGCCAAGCCGCCCGCCGTCCGCCGCCCTCGCCACTAcaacctctctccctccctttccggAACAGTAACAACTTGGAGTTGTGGCTATAAATAAGCCCCAGACCGTGGGAACGCAAGAGTGAGCCAAGGCAGTAAAATGTAGCTGAATGCCTCTCACAACCACGAGCGGAAGTCTGGAAGAAATCACCGCGGGACGAGAGGGACGCCCGCAGAGGGGGACGCGGCGAGCCGCTCTCACCCGTCATCTGTGCCCGCTGCAGGTTCCGGAGGTGTTTCACTGTCATTTCCAGAATGTCCGCCTTCTCCAGCTTGGAATGCCGCGAACTCTGCACAGAAGAGGAGGCAAAGGACGAAAGTGAGAGCCTCGCCAGAGGCCTCGGAATGGTGGGGGTCCGTCCCTCCCCCCGGCCACGGCGGCGACAGCCCTAGACCTCGGCTAGAGGGGCCCAGCTCTCCCGCCTCTGAGAATGCAGTGCAGGCAGGGAAGACCCCGCAGGCAAGGGGATTTCATTCTTAAtacctgggagagagagagagagaaaaaagcagaattACCCACTTACATCTTTTTTAAGAGCATCCAAAATCAGTGTTTTTAGCTGGCTCAGACTTTCATTTATTCTTGCTCTTCGTCTTTTCTCCATGATAGGCTTTGATGActgtaaagaaaaattttaaaaaagagcgCTTGAGTTCCCATGGGACCTGCCATTTCTCCCCGCGATTTTAAGGGAGAAAGGAGCCCCCAACCCCGACTTAATTTCTTGGGGGTGCAGGGAAATACAGGTACTGCCCTTACCTTTCTGTGCTCAGATGCTGTCTTTGGTTTATCCGGTGTCGTGTTGACACTGGCTGGAGTAGCAGCCACCGGGGACGAGGAGTTTTTCTCCATTATATCAgctggcattttctttttcttttttttaatccctagagaattttatttttggagttcttcacacacaaaaaaattgtcTTGCTTATGTCCCTTTTACTTTATACTTTCTCAAAACTACTGAGCAAGTGCTGAGGGTTTATTATAATATCTTATGGCTACTTGGTGATCGGTAGCGCAATTCCAGGACCAAGGAGAGAGGTAGACGGGGGATTCCGCTGTTATCAGCACCAGCTCCGGATCCTGTGTGATCCCCAGGCCCTGGCGGCCTCTATATATATCTGGGACTGCACGCGAACGGCTCGTGTGAAACTTCCCAAACTTTCTTTCCCACAGTAACTTTCAGCCAATGGGAGGAGGAGACACGCGGCACCGCTCGTGGACCGCGCCCCCCCATTGGCCGCCAGGCACAAGGCCTGGCGGCCAATGGCGCGCGCCTGAGCCCGGGGCACCAGAGGCTACAACGTCAATCAAAAGGATTTTAACCCTTTGCTACTCTCCCTGCTGGCCTTTGCTTTAGAAAGGATTTTTCCGCATAGGGTTTGCTCTAGTCTAGTTTATTTCTCTTGGGGCTTCGGCCTttgctctttatttcctttcataTGTAACAGAGCTGCTTTGCCACtaataagttcatttgaaaaatatatatattttaaaaggtttagAAGGACAGGGGTTAAAGGTTATAAATGCAGTGGTTAGAACGGGGGAATGTGTGTAAGTCAGGGTGTGAGTTACGAAAAGACCTAAGTGATTTCCCTCTCAGATTCCGCACGTTCGGGGTGGAGGGGGGTGAAAGTTGACCGtgcaaaaaaggacaaaaaattttccttttgcatgcagaaaaggaaaaatgtgccTCCATCTTACATTTGCAGATTTTTCAGAGCAAGGTGGTTTTCGATCCCCGCACCCCTCCCCCGGTCCGTCCCTCATTTCTCCTCTGAAGTTGGGGGCCTTGGACCCCGCATTTCCCCAGGAAACAATCAGAATAATTTCCAACTGAGCAGAAAGGAAATGGAGTTTCAGATGAAAGATTAACAAGGGGGGCTTTGATGGCAATGCCTCAAGGACGCACGCACGTCCTTGCCACCCTTTCCCTTTCCACCCGCCGCCTCTCGATTCTGCAGCGCGCCGAGGCGGCCTGCCGAGCGGcagcctctccctccttcccgcCCCGCGGGCGGCCAGGGCAGCCTCGGCACCCGGCGCGCGCGGGCCCTTTAAGAGCTACACCAGCCGAGCTGCAGTTTGACATCAGCCGGCCGGCGAGGGCGCGCCTGGAGCCGGAGCACGTGCCAGGATGTTTTATTGCCGCCGCGACTGCGGCCGGGCcgggaggatgtgtgtgtgtgcgtgtgtgtgtgagtgtgtgtgcgcgcgccccgggggcagggaggcggggggcggcggcgggcggcggaGCGCGGGGGCTGGTTCCTGGTCCCCAGGAGAAGCCAAGAAGGTAAATAGCAGCTGCTGTGCTCGAGCCTGGGAAAACCCCGCCCCCTGCGCCTGGCCTGGGCTCATTGGCGCGCGCTgcgtgtggggtgtgtgtgtgtgtatgtgtgtgtgtgtccgggccccccccccccacctcctccgGCCCCCGCCGGGCCTGGAATCCGAGGGGGCGGCGGGCTGGGAGCCTAGCCCAGGCGCTGACCAACCGCCCCCCCCACCACCTCAACTACCCCCGGGCCAAGGTCAGCCCTTCCGGGCGGGGAGCGCACGCCCTGGGGTGGAGAGTGGGGAATTATTCCAACCCCCCTCCACCCCTGATTTCGGGCTTGAGGTTTTAACTCCGCTGAAAGCCTCACTAGCAACAGcccgggggaggggtgggggccttCTTGTTTGCTCTCTGCCCTGGCCCTCCCTCCCCCCGCGGGGCCCCCGGCGCCCGCCGTGGTCACGAGATGCCTGACCGCACTTAGGAAGCGGCCGGGTCAGCCTCCTGCCTCCGCTCGGCGGCTGCGGTTAAAGCGGCTTCGCGCCGCCCGCCTTCTCTCCGAGTCCAGGGAGGCCGGGCAGCTCCCCCTCGCTGCACCCGGGAGGCCGCCGGCGGGCGGCCGGGAGGAGGCGGGCGGCGCGGGCGGCTGCGTGCTGCCGGCTGGCCGGGCCGCGCGCCGggaggagccgccgccgccgccgccgccgggtgCCACGTGGCGGGCGCCGGGCCGGGAGCGCCAGGGCTCTGGCGGCGGCCTCCCTGGGGGATTTGCCGCGCAAGGCGGGCGACGCGCACTGCCCCGGCCGGCCGCCGTCGCCCCCGCCGCCTCCCTCCCGCTCACCCGCCTGCCCGGGTCGCCAGCCCCCGcgcccccaccccttcctcccttcccgcCGCCCGGGAGCTCGGGGAGCTGCTCGGGCGGCTCGGGGCAGCCCAGGAGCCGAGCGCGTCTTGTTTGATGTcggccctcaccccaccccaccccctcccagtcCTCCAGGCTTAGAGGCCGCCGGAGGCCTGGCACACATTTCTCAGTcacttcattccttccttcctctgagcTCCCCACTGAGATAATGTTGTAAATGATTTCACCAGATCTGGTCCCGGATGAGATTCAGCGGTTCCTGgctctgggtgaccttgggcaagcccctctctttctttcattaCAGGACGCATGCTCTG
The DNA window shown above is from Bos indicus isolate NIAB-ARS_2022 breed Sahiwal x Tharparkar chromosome 1, NIAB-ARS_B.indTharparkar_mat_pri_1.0, whole genome shotgun sequence and carries:
- the HES1 gene encoding transcription factor HES-1; the encoded protein is MPADIMEKNSSSPVAATPASVNTTPDKPKTASEHRKSSKPIMEKRRRARINESLSQLKTLILDALKKDSSRHSKLEKADILEMTVKHLRNLQRAQMTAALSTDPSVLGKYRAGFSECMNEVTRFLSTCEGVNTEVRTRLLGHLANCMTQINAMTYPGQPHPALQAPPPPPPGPGGPQHAPFAPPPPLVPIPGGAAPPPGGAPCKLGSPAGEAAKVFGGFQVVPAPDGQFAFLIPNGAFAHSGPVIPVYTSNSGTSVGPNAVSPSSGPSLTADSMWRPWRN